In a single window of the Dinghuibacter silviterrae genome:
- the ruvA gene encoding Holliday junction branch migration protein RuvA has product MIAYLKGIFTVKTPTMVLVEVQGIGYEVNISLHTYSRIQGLEQGTLLTCLLIREDAHILYGFSEQEEKDLFQHLIGVSGVGAATARMMLSSLPPSEITRAIIQGNEPLLERVKGIGKKTAQRLVLELRDKLGKKGSPVLPGPDIPASLHNTAQDDALNALLALGIARSAAEGALRKAVQAEGEEAGVENLIKRALQVL; this is encoded by the coding sequence ATGATTGCTTATCTGAAGGGAATTTTTACGGTAAAGACACCCACAATGGTCCTCGTCGAGGTCCAGGGTATAGGTTACGAGGTCAATATCAGTCTGCACACCTATTCCAGGATACAAGGCCTGGAACAAGGGACCCTGCTTACGTGTCTCCTGATCCGGGAGGACGCACACATCCTCTATGGTTTTTCCGAGCAGGAAGAAAAAGACCTCTTCCAGCACCTGATCGGTGTTTCGGGTGTGGGTGCCGCTACCGCCCGCATGATGTTGTCCTCCCTTCCACCTTCTGAAATCACCCGCGCCATCATACAGGGGAACGAACCGCTCCTGGAACGGGTAAAGGGGATCGGCAAAAAAACAGCCCAGCGGCTTGTCCTGGAACTAAGAGACAAGCTGGGCAAAAAGGGAAGCCCGGTGCTCCCGGGGCCAGATATTCCCGCTTCGCTACACAATACGGCACAGGATGACGCGTTAAATGCACTTCTGGCCCTGGGAATAGCCCGTTCCGCCGCCGAAGGAGCCCTTCGAAAGGCGGTACAGGCGGAAGGAGAGGAGGCAGGGGTGGAAAACTTGATCAAGCGTGCCCTACAGGTCTTATAA